The Methanobacterium sp. genome window below encodes:
- a CDS encoding type II toxin-antitoxin system VapC family toxin yields MRIIDANVIVYAFTTHKKTNPKTLEKKENAKNIVKCLISGKETVYMTSIQVSEAMNIIERIISHDSSIRVQKFLLDNPFIKIIEITHLDMINAHQIVKQYRQNKIGFNDAIAYIGMIKTNCTEICTFNKHFDVFPDIKRIEK; encoded by the coding sequence ATGAGAATCATAGACGCTAATGTGATCGTTTATGCTTTTACCACACACAAAAAAACAAATCCTAAAACACTTGAAAAAAAGGAAAATGCTAAAAATATAGTAAAATGCTTAATATCCGGAAAAGAAACTGTTTACATGACATCAATACAAGTAAGCGAAGCAATGAACATTATCGAACGTATAATAAGTCATGATTCATCCATAAGAGTTCAAAAATTCCTTTTAGATAATCCATTCATCAAAATAATTGAAATAACTCATTTAGACATGATAAATGCTCACCAGATCGTAAAACAATACAGACAGAATAAAATAGGGTTTAATGATGCAATAGCATACATAGGTATGATAAAAACAAACTGTACTGAAATATGCACATTTAATAAACATTTTGATGTATTTCCAGACATTAAACGCATAGAAAAATGA
- the cas7i gene encoding type I-B CRISPR-associated protein Cas7/Cst2/DevR: MGKYIVMDIVFYGNSLNYDQGSGNYQELKKITKWDGRQYTLVSRYALRYSLLETARKASLWSLAEEKNLTASGSGDKKVIQPAVDFLLSGELLEYPEFDLFGYLITDPQNFRTAPVKIDHAVSMTPFNYDALFNANLGLANRMRKKFGDMKPNPFTSEEHETFYQYSVVIDIENIGETEVYIKKDSEINFKNEKWKIEDIEDGEKIIFKLKKGKKQDEIIQSDNIEKLELINPNDDLTIIKYGLKKNSNDSVEKRIYQLIKTILNLKRGIKGREEDLTPKVMILGIYEDNFYKTYKDKITLLDEYVEEEYDEIEESKLENGGKIVKVRHKTTKSRKPTFEINGVNSAPELIDEKRIFECINHLFRDKTNSQEEASEKEGKITHDEESIQKECEEVTVFYDPSIEVEIKNSKEK, translated from the coding sequence ATGGGAAAATATATAGTTATGGATATTGTATTCTATGGAAACTCTTTAAACTACGACCAAGGAAGTGGGAATTACCAAGAGCTTAAAAAAATAACAAAATGGGATGGAAGGCAATATACACTGGTAAGTAGGTATGCTCTGAGATATAGCTTACTTGAAACTGCTAGAAAAGCTAGTTTATGGAGTTTAGCCGAAGAAAAAAATTTAACGGCATCTGGAAGTGGAGATAAAAAGGTTATTCAGCCTGCAGTAGATTTTCTTTTATCAGGTGAGCTTCTTGAATATCCTGAATTTGATTTATTTGGATATCTAATTACAGACCCTCAAAATTTTAGGACTGCTCCTGTAAAAATCGATCATGCGGTTTCAATGACTCCTTTCAATTATGATGCTCTGTTTAATGCAAATCTTGGACTTGCTAACAGGATGAGGAAAAAATTTGGAGATATGAAGCCTAATCCATTCACATCCGAAGAACATGAGACTTTTTATCAATATTCTGTTGTTATAGATATTGAAAATATAGGTGAAACAGAAGTCTACATTAAAAAAGATTCGGAAATTAACTTTAAAAATGAAAAATGGAAAATAGAAGACATTGAAGATGGAGAAAAAATTATTTTTAAGCTTAAAAAGGGTAAAAAGCAGGATGAAATTATCCAAAGTGATAATATCGAAAAATTAGAATTAATAAATCCTAATGATGATTTAACCATAATAAAATATGGATTGAAAAAGAATTCTAATGATTCAGTAGAAAAAAGAATTTATCAGCTCATAAAAACAATATTAAACCTTAAAAGAGGTATAAAAGGAAGAGAAGAAGATCTTACGCCTAAAGTAATGATTTTGGGCATTTATGAAGATAATTTTTATAAAACTTACAAAGATAAAATCACTCTTCTAGATGAGTACGTAGAGGAAGAGTATGACGAAATAGAAGAGTCTAAACTCGAAAATGGTGGAAAAATAGTAAAGGTTAGGCACAAAACAACCAAAAGCAGGAAACCAACTTTTGAAATTAATGGCGTAAACAGTGCCCCTGAATTAATAGATGAAAAAAGAATCTTTGAATGTATAAATCACCTGTTTAGAGATAAAACAAACTCTCAAGAAGAAGCATCAGAAAAAGAGGGAAAAATTACTCATGATGAAGAGTCTATTCAAAAGGAATGTGAAGAAGTAACTGTATTTTACGATCCAAGCATTGAAGTAGAAATAAAAAATAGTAAGGAAAAATAG
- a CDS encoding type II toxin-antitoxin system RelE/ParE family toxin, giving the protein MKYRVFLEKRAQKQLENLNDNDHIKDKIIKLKEGFVPELDIKKLKGFKNHYRLRAGGYRILFELQEGPSIIVYAILPRKKAYKK; this is encoded by the coding sequence ATGAAATATAGGGTATTTCTAGAGAAAAGGGCTCAGAAACAACTGGAAAATCTTAATGACAATGACCATATAAAAGATAAAATAATTAAACTTAAAGAAGGTTTTGTTCCTGAACTTGACATTAAAAAGTTAAAAGGCTTTAAAAACCATTATCGTTTAAGAGCAGGAGGATATAGAATTCTTTTTGAGCTTCAAGAAGGTCCTTCTATAATAGTTTATGCCATTCTACCTCGAAAGAAGGCTTATAAAAAATAA
- a CDS encoding tetratricopeptide repeat protein produces the protein MEKGEKLQKTVEDIDQKLKKDPGNAELWSHKGLLMMYLNSNEEALHCFDESLKLDPGHAMAAGSKGIALSNLNRHDEALEAFDNAIEINPDDCDIYFGKGSSLVALGDCKSALKYYEQAIRLNGDYEVAWIEKATCLGFLGKYQEALESINSALEINPENPHAMYLKGVLLRQLGQYEESIDCMEWVLKNDPPNSLMAFDQIGRSLQRMEKYDESVEAFDKALEIDPDVTSVLREKGKSLGMSGRDSEALECFNKILEMDPGNEEGKYLKDIALNFINQKYTVNVYIGEKMLRIPEIKGREIAIGIGKHFMEYMNGEGFEIIEEKENEA, from the coding sequence TTGGAAAAGGGCGAGAAACTACAAAAAACAGTTGAAGATATAGACCAGAAACTGAAAAAAGATCCTGGAAACGCTGAATTATGGAGCCATAAAGGATTGCTCATGATGTATTTAAATTCAAATGAAGAAGCTCTCCATTGCTTTGATGAATCCCTGAAATTAGACCCTGGACATGCAATGGCTGCGGGTAGTAAGGGCATTGCTTTATCCAACTTAAATCGCCATGATGAAGCTCTTGAAGCTTTTGATAATGCTATTGAAATAAATCCTGATGATTGTGATATATATTTTGGTAAAGGGAGCTCTCTTGTAGCTTTAGGGGATTGTAAAAGTGCTTTAAAATATTATGAACAGGCTATCAGGCTTAATGGGGATTATGAAGTTGCCTGGATTGAAAAAGCCACATGCCTTGGATTTTTAGGAAAATATCAAGAGGCGCTGGAATCTATAAACAGTGCATTGGAAATAAATCCTGAAAATCCTCATGCAATGTATCTTAAAGGAGTACTTCTAAGGCAACTGGGACAATACGAAGAATCAATTGATTGCATGGAATGGGTTTTGAAAAACGACCCCCCAAATAGTTTGATGGCATTTGATCAGATAGGACGCAGCTTACAGAGAATGGAAAAATATGATGAGTCTGTAGAAGCTTTTGATAAGGCCTTAGAAATAGATCCAGATGTAACATCTGTTTTAAGGGAGAAAGGAAAATCACTGGGGATGTCAGGCAGAGATAGTGAGGCCTTGGAGTGTTTTAATAAAATTCTGGAAATGGATCCAGGGAATGAAGAGGGTAAGTATTTAAAAGATATTGCCTTGAATTTTATTAACCAAAAATACACTGTAAATGTATATATAGGCGAAAAAATGTTGCGCATACCAGAAATTAAAGGAAGGGAAATCGCAATAGGTATTGGTAAGCATTTTATGGAATATATGAACGGTGAAGGTTTTGAAATAATTGAGGAAAAAGAAAATGAGGCTTAA
- a CDS encoding plasmid pRiA4b ORF-3 family protein: MKKKFEHVYQFRIDLKDIKPPIWRRIQVPETYTFFDLHVAIQNAMLWSGGHLHRFYVTDPFTGKKVELEAPEWETNISDWFNMEKPRASYVYDFGDWWEHKIKLEKIILREKGVNYPICIKGKRASPPEDSGGVWEYEELLEIIKNPDHEEYEETLEWLGGKFDPEHFDPKEVVFDDPDEYLDDEIRLKEELDLL, from the coding sequence ATGAAAAAGAAATTTGAACATGTTTATCAGTTCCGAATTGACCTGAAAGATATCAAACCACCCATCTGGCGCAGAATACAGGTCCCTGAAACCTATACTTTCTTTGATCTGCACGTGGCCATTCAAAATGCCATGCTCTGGAGTGGAGGCCATTTGCATAGATTCTACGTCACAGATCCATTCACCGGGAAAAAAGTCGAATTAGAAGCTCCGGAGTGGGAGACAAATATATCTGATTGGTTTAATATGGAAAAACCGCGAGCAAGTTACGTCTATGACTTTGGCGATTGGTGGGAGCACAAAATAAAACTGGAGAAGATAATCCTCAGAGAAAAAGGCGTTAATTATCCGATATGTATCAAAGGAAAAAGAGCATCTCCACCTGAGGATAGCGGGGGTGTTTGGGAATATGAAGAGCTTTTAGAGATCATAAAAAATCCTGATCATGAAGAATACGAAGAAACACTTGAGTGGCTTGGAGGAAAATTCGATCCGGAACATTTTGACCCCAAAGAGGTTGTTTTTGATGACCCTGATGAATATCTGGATGATGAAATTAGATTGAAAGAGGAACTTGATTTATTGTAA
- the cas5 gene encoding CRISPR-associated protein Cas5, translated as MERVTLLEIFQPFAQYRNPFTFYYAQSYPLPPKSTIIGMLQNITRRYYDEDFHEIKISVHGGFESFFWNYQSLIKGAKNGINLMKYKGEIKLWNQGFPLYGRGITSQRSPVFQQELFNGHLYIFLKGKEDLVEEIEKSLLNPSKIPYIGRSEDIIFLRSVYSEEDFSFSEKIAKKNIWLTQPAYIKLKSKNDSYQEFPIKNEKFPVYSIPLKVTFKNGEDPITNKAEITKSTKRVPEFETVIYTGLDQVIFLKDEVKVENYNIKDKNLTFKIPEEFGWL; from the coding sequence ATGGAAAGAGTAACCTTACTTGAAATATTTCAACCATTTGCACAGTATAGAAATCCTTTCACCTTTTATTATGCTCAATCCTACCCTTTACCTCCAAAATCAACGATAATTGGTATGTTACAGAATATCACCAGAAGATATTATGATGAAGATTTTCATGAGATCAAAATTAGTGTTCACGGAGGTTTTGAGAGCTTTTTCTGGAACTATCAGAGCTTAATTAAAGGTGCTAAAAATGGTATTAACCTTATGAAATATAAAGGGGAAATAAAACTGTGGAATCAAGGATTTCCATTATATGGGAGAGGTATAACTTCTCAAAGATCTCCCGTATTTCAGCAGGAATTGTTTAATGGTCACCTTTACATTTTTCTTAAAGGAAAAGAAGATTTAGTTGAAGAAATTGAAAAATCTTTATTAAATCCAAGTAAAATACCGTATATTGGAAGAAGTGAAGATATAATATTTTTAAGGAGTGTTTATTCTGAAGAAGACTTTTCTTTTTCTGAAAAAATAGCAAAAAAAAATATTTGGTTGACACAACCAGCTTATATTAAACTCAAAAGTAAGAATGATTCGTACCAGGAATTTCCAATTAAAAATGAGAAATTTCCTGTTTATTCTATCCCCCTGAAAGTAACATTCAAAAATGGAGAAGATCCGATTACTAATAAAGCAGAAATTACTAAATCCACTAAAAGAGTGCCAGAATTTGAAACTGTTATATATACTGGATTAGATCAGGTTATTTTTCTTAAAGATGAAGTAAAAGTTGAAAATTACAATATAAAGGATAAAAATTTAACTTTTAAAATACCTGAAGAATTCGGGTGGTTATAA
- the cas3 gene encoding CRISPR-associated helicase Cas3', which yields MNELIEILRAKSGDQENYLLKDHLKEAVRRVLELNEFVKENKDSFNYDMVANNDIFEKLVIAAILHDLGKIDYTFQKKVFNSDEKDSEDWKKLKTFLKPLNNPEMRYPRHEILSSIWSTFLLGNNELDKKLRTAILLHHYNEYFIAEKDLMEIISNYHKATSSYLKFINGNSGILRNFLMNLFKYIKDEFSNSGIACSAINSLEAETNIGKTNLLLEKINSREDDISEFAEFYDIDNDNPDYDFLVLLGFLRRCDYSSSGGVNIEYKELENVFEGLSDKIEGSITKDNEEAYLWQKDVLKNVNTDKSLIFIAPTGSGKTEFAILWAEMNKRKLIYTLPLRVALNDLFSRFRNSKDGYFKEEFVDILHSTAFIEYIKEEKEGKYLDMDKMMTSVKMISSPILLTTPDQVFLTSLNYYGSDKVISVYPFSSIVIDEIQTYNEEMAAIIIKTLEIIHNLKGKLLIITATFPPYFKKFFKSIFGEDLEIIDVAKLDKNTKSQIKNFDQRRHKIKVIEESLFSKNSQLNEESELEDFIKLFENKNLFLVVNNVKKAINLFKSLEKGNKKDNIYLLHSRLIELEKSRRISEIKEKISNGEKVTVVATQIIEASVNLDFDAMITEISTVDSQIQRWGRIHRNREADYDENIPNVVIFAGAKSEDGSLKLDRGTSFVYDSKVVEKTFEALKEYENKQDSLNYEDERKMINEVFERKIDGIKLKKIYEDEIEKTLDYLNYFTVEKKSQAQRLFRDIAGYKVVIPGLIELEENKDKTVKNIFAKSIRENAKSWKEIMAKIKENTGEDIDIWELKKILYEYSVNVPIYYEDKSDFWNRDTREFRGFYIWNRVNDEEVNSVKKYGLDSILKKENDSVEIL from the coding sequence ATGAATGAATTAATTGAAATTTTAAGAGCCAAATCAGGAGATCAGGAAAATTATTTGCTTAAAGACCACCTAAAAGAAGCTGTAAGAAGAGTTTTAGAACTCAATGAATTTGTAAAAGAAAATAAAGATTCATTTAATTATGATATGGTTGCTAACAATGACATTTTTGAAAAACTCGTGATTGCAGCTATATTACATGATCTTGGTAAAATTGATTATACTTTCCAGAAAAAGGTTTTTAACAGCGATGAAAAAGATAGTGAAGATTGGAAAAAGTTAAAAACTTTTTTAAAGCCACTTAATAATCCTGAAATGAGATATCCAAGGCATGAAATACTTTCGTCGATTTGGAGCACATTTCTATTAGGAAACAACGAATTAGACAAAAAACTGAGGACAGCAATACTTCTCCATCATTATAATGAGTATTTCATTGCAGAAAAAGATCTTATGGAGATAATTTCTAACTATCATAAGGCTACATCTTCTTATCTTAAATTTATCAATGGAAATTCTGGTATTTTACGAAATTTCCTTATGAACTTGTTTAAATATATTAAAGATGAATTTTCTAATTCTGGAATAGCATGTTCAGCAATTAATTCACTAGAAGCAGAAACGAATATTGGGAAAACAAATTTACTCCTTGAAAAGATAAATTCTCGTGAAGATGACATATCTGAATTTGCAGAGTTCTATGATATAGATAATGACAATCCAGATTATGATTTTTTAGTTCTACTTGGTTTCCTTAGAAGATGTGATTATTCTTCAAGTGGTGGAGTTAATATTGAATATAAAGAACTCGAAAATGTTTTTGAAGGATTATCTGATAAAATTGAAGGCAGTATAACTAAAGATAATGAAGAAGCTTACCTCTGGCAAAAAGATGTATTAAAAAATGTTAATACAGACAAATCACTTATCTTTATTGCCCCTACAGGCTCAGGAAAAACAGAATTTGCCATCTTGTGGGCTGAAATGAATAAAAGAAAATTGATTTATACTCTACCTTTGAGAGTCGCACTAAATGATCTTTTTTCACGTTTCCGAAATTCTAAGGATGGTTATTTTAAAGAGGAATTTGTAGACATATTACATTCAACAGCATTTATTGAATATATTAAGGAAGAAAAAGAAGGAAAATATCTAGATATGGATAAAATGATGACTTCAGTGAAAATGATTTCTTCTCCGATTCTCCTTACAACTCCAGATCAAGTATTTTTGACTTCTTTGAATTATTACGGCTCTGATAAAGTAATTTCTGTTTATCCTTTTTCATCCATAGTTATTGATGAAATACAAACATATAATGAGGAAATGGCAGCAATAATCATTAAGACACTTGAAATTATTCACAATCTAAAAGGAAAACTTCTTATAATAACTGCCACATTTCCACCTTACTTTAAAAAGTTCTTTAAAAGCATATTCGGCGAAGATTTGGAAATTATCGATGTTGCAAAGCTTGATAAAAATACTAAAAGCCAAATAAAGAATTTCGATCAGAGAAGGCACAAGATTAAAGTAATTGAAGAATCTCTTTTCAGCAAAAATTCTCAATTAAATGAAGAATCGGAATTAGAAGATTTTATTAAACTTTTTGAAAATAAAAATTTGTTTTTGGTAGTTAATAATGTTAAAAAAGCAATAAATTTGTTTAAATCATTAGAAAAAGGCAATAAAAAAGACAATATATATCTTTTACATTCCAGACTAATTGAGTTGGAAAAAAGTAGACGAATAAGTGAAATAAAAGAGAAGATTAGTAATGGCGAAAAAGTAACTGTTGTAGCAACTCAAATAATCGAAGCATCAGTGAATCTTGATTTTGATGCAATGATAACAGAAATATCAACAGTTGACAGCCAAATACAGAGATGGGGAAGAATACACAGAAATAGAGAAGCAGATTATGATGAAAATATTCCTAATGTTGTCATATTTGCAGGGGCTAAATCTGAAGATGGATCTTTAAAACTCGATAGAGGAACTAGCTTTGTATATGACAGTAAAGTAGTTGAAAAGACGTTTGAAGCCCTTAAAGAATATGAAAATAAGCAGGATTCCTTAAATTATGAAGACGAACGAAAAATGATAAATGAAGTTTTTGAAAGAAAAATAGATGGAATTAAACTTAAAAAGATTTATGAAGATGAAATTGAAAAAACATTAGACTATTTAAATTACTTTACAGTTGAAAAGAAAAGTCAAGCACAAAGACTTTTCAGAGATATCGCGGGCTATAAAGTTGTAATTCCAGGACTCATAGAATTGGAAGAAAATAAGGATAAAACTGTTAAAAATATATTTGCAAAATCTATAAGAGAAAATGCAAAGTCTTGGAAAGAAATAATGGCTAAAATAAAGGAAAATACTGGAGAAGATATAGATATCTGGGAATTAAAGAAAATCCTTTATGAATATTCAGTAAATGTTCCTATCTACTATGAGGATAAAAGCGATTTCTGGAATAGAGATACTCGTGAATTTAGAGGATTTTACATTTGGAATAGAGTTAATGACGAAGAAGTTAACTCAGTGAAAAAATATGGGCTTGATAGTATTTTGAAAAAAGAAAATGATTCGGTTGAAATTCTTTAA
- a CDS encoding SWIM zinc finger family protein — MKDIDVHQVQSAFGNVTFNRGMGYYENKYVLMRIKKGNKLTGTVIGAMPEPYRVWVEITDTINSRCSCPVGVMCKHGVALILEWINHKDSFLDADDLMVSLEAKDKNELLDIINLILEEDPFLASKLGFSKEIDEVKVNMESISTRIDYSMEGFIDYYAVSGVVHELEEVKKIADNQGKEGNLRDATEIYLLIIEKGAKNYGNVDDSSGELGNLIVECVEDASNSLIALDEEDKQALVHRIIRIVEKEDYGLETEQMLFAVATPHNMHIIEEELLRRVPEAGVDNHSRYQRRKIIELVSSLYMNLNLPENSLKTILKAGLENKDDYLRIASFLVGEGRSQEAFVYVTEGLQLKEERNYSLDKLYFDLMNRFSDEKWLQVNERDALEVAVNLLSYHRDIKKYSMIKRLFIKIEKYDELLQAIITKCDDSVVIPILLKEDRLDEAVKRAFSSRYLYSDLIVKVAEAAKDKGQNTDAVNLTLKALEKGQFKINATFVELVDFLVEELEDEKIEEAINLTMNVPAAKIFATALLKRSQESALRLLERLLPYLEKAEIKFYMERLNAEYVVKLSKP, encoded by the coding sequence ATGAAAGATATTGATGTACACCAGGTTCAAAGTGCATTTGGCAATGTAACCTTCAACAGGGGAATGGGATATTATGAGAATAAATATGTGTTAATGAGGATTAAAAAAGGAAACAAACTTACTGGAACGGTCATCGGTGCAATGCCTGAACCTTACAGGGTATGGGTTGAAATTACAGATACTATTAACTCCAGATGTAGTTGTCCTGTGGGAGTAATGTGCAAACATGGTGTGGCCCTGATTTTAGAGTGGATTAACCATAAAGATTCCTTTTTAGATGCTGATGATCTGATGGTTTCACTGGAAGCTAAGGATAAAAATGAACTTCTGGATATAATAAACCTGATTTTAGAAGAAGATCCATTTTTAGCATCCAAATTAGGGTTTTCTAAAGAAATAGATGAAGTTAAGGTGAATATGGAGTCTATTTCCACCAGAATTGACTATTCAATGGAGGGATTCATTGATTACTATGCTGTGTCTGGTGTGGTTCATGAGCTGGAGGAAGTGAAAAAAATCGCCGACAACCAGGGGAAAGAGGGAAATTTAAGGGACGCAACTGAAATATACCTTCTGATCATAGAAAAAGGAGCAAAAAATTACGGCAACGTTGATGATTCCAGCGGAGAGTTGGGCAACCTTATCGTGGAATGCGTTGAAGATGCCAGTAACTCGCTCATAGCTTTAGATGAGGAAGATAAACAGGCCCTTGTCCACAGAATAATAAGGATCGTGGAAAAGGAAGATTATGGCCTTGAAACAGAGCAGATGCTCTTTGCTGTGGCAACTCCGCACAACATGCACATCATAGAAGAAGAATTACTCCGCCGGGTTCCGGAGGCAGGGGTTGATAATCACTCCAGGTATCAGAGGAGAAAAATCATCGAACTGGTAAGTTCCCTGTATATGAACCTTAACTTACCTGAAAACTCACTTAAAACTATCCTTAAAGCAGGATTGGAAAATAAAGATGATTACCTGCGGATTGCCAGTTTTCTGGTAGGGGAAGGTAGAAGCCAGGAGGCCTTTGTATATGTGACAGAAGGGCTGCAACTGAAGGAAGAAAGGAATTACTCCCTTGATAAACTGTACTTCGATCTCATGAATCGTTTTTCAGACGAAAAATGGCTGCAGGTAAATGAAAGGGATGCTCTGGAGGTTGCTGTTAATTTATTATCTTATCATCGTGATATTAAAAAATATTCCATGATAAAACGCTTATTTATTAAAATAGAGAAGTATGATGAGCTTTTGCAGGCCATAATAACTAAGTGTGATGATAGTGTGGTAATACCCATACTTTTAAAGGAAGATCGGCTTGATGAGGCTGTAAAGCGTGCATTTTCGTCTCGTTATTTATATTCTGATTTGATAGTGAAAGTGGCTGAGGCTGCAAAGGATAAAGGACAAAATACCGATGCTGTGAATTTAACACTTAAAGCTCTGGAAAAAGGACAATTCAAAATCAATGCAACTTTTGTGGAACTCGTTGATTTTCTGGTGGAAGAATTAGAGGATGAAAAAATTGAGGAAGCTATAAATCTTACAATGAATGTTCCTGCAGCTAAAATATTTGCCACCGCTCTCTTAAAGAGAAGTCAGGAATCTGCTCTTAGATTACTTGAAAGATTACTACCCTATCTGGAGAAAGCAGAGATAAAATTCTATATGGAACGTTTAAATGCAGAATATGTGGTTAAACTCTCTAAACCATAG
- a CDS encoding AbrB/MazE/SpoVT family DNA-binding domain-containing protein — protein sequence MSPALIKKEEIKTIDNQGRLVIPKKWLKEHVKDRTVKLEITDGEIIIKPYEVKDISDLFDTGIPLESDGSDWHEMKRELILKGLKKEGIDL from the coding sequence ATGTCCCCTGCTTTAATAAAAAAAGAAGAAATAAAAACAATTGACAATCAGGGAAGATTGGTTATACCCAAAAAATGGTTAAAAGAGCATGTAAAAGACCGAACTGTTAAACTGGAAATTACAGATGGTGAGATAATAATCAAACCCTATGAAGTTAAGGATATAAGCGATTTATTTGATACTGGTATACCTCTCGAAAGTGATGGAAGTGATTGGCATGAAATGAAACGAGAACTTATTCTCAAAGGACTAAAAAAAGAAGGTATTGATTTATGA
- a CDS encoding DUF86 domain-containing protein, translating into MSNLQLAIESALDIGEVIISFENLEKPEDYRSIIITLGKEGIIPEKFARRFSEAAKLRNILVHMYTEVDPAMISQILENNLDDFDEYARYIACYVDKM; encoded by the coding sequence TTGAGTAATCTTCAACTGGCCATTGAATCTGCCCTGGATATTGGAGAAGTTATAATTTCTTTTGAGAATCTTGAAAAACCAGAAGACTATCGAAGCATTATAATTACGCTTGGAAAAGAGGGGATAATCCCTGAGAAATTTGCCAGGAGATTTTCTGAGGCAGCGAAACTCAGGAACATACTGGTGCATATGTACACAGAGGTTGATCCTGCCATGATTTCACAGATACTGGAGAATAATCTGGATGATTTTGATGAATATGCCCGATATATTGCCTGTTATGTGGATAAAATGTGA
- a CDS encoding nucleotidyltransferase domain-containing protein yields MKYEKEVKEFLQKQDYVELTYLFGSVALQRAGKLSDVDLAVFLDESLDKKEKFRKKLRLIADLEDILKIDRLDLVIMNDAPLSLNFEIIKANYPLFIRNKDLKVDLEQYIISRYLDRQYYDKRWADNLIKKTAE; encoded by the coding sequence TTGAAGTATGAGAAGGAAGTTAAAGAATTCCTGCAAAAACAGGACTACGTTGAACTGACCTACCTCTTTGGATCCGTAGCCTTGCAAAGAGCAGGTAAGCTTAGCGATGTAGATCTGGCGGTCTTTCTGGACGAATCACTTGATAAAAAAGAGAAGTTCAGGAAAAAACTTAGATTGATAGCTGATTTAGAGGATATATTAAAAATTGACCGTCTGGATCTGGTTATAATGAACGATGCACCCCTTTCACTTAATTTTGAAATTATAAAGGCTAACTATCCACTTTTTATTCGGAATAAAGATCTGAAGGTAGATTTAGAACAATATATCATATCCCGATACCTGGACCGTCAATATTACGATAAGCGATGGGCAGACAACCTGATTAAAAAAACGGCTGAATGA
- the cas6 gene encoding CRISPR-associated endoribonuclease Cas6, whose protein sequence is MRLKISLASKNSDYLIPYNYNHVLSAIIYRKIADLDLAAKLHFSKDFKFFTFSQIYVPQFKLTKRGVLSRDGKLEFYVSSPNDDLIKSLVEGHLENSEVNFKGDKLLVEQIELLKQPLFKENMKMKTMSPVMARIKREVDGKLKIWDLGPGDERFYESVQKNLINKYVKFYGDFDGDRWVKIRPDMESAKRRRIDIKGNYHRGFMMNFEIEADQRLVEFAYDCGLGEKNSMGFGMVMAL, encoded by the coding sequence ATGAGGCTTAAAATCAGTTTAGCATCAAAAAACAGTGATTATCTGATCCCTTATAATTACAACCACGTTCTTTCTGCTATTATTTATCGTAAGATAGCAGACCTTGATTTAGCAGCGAAACTCCATTTTTCAAAGGATTTCAAATTTTTTACATTCTCACAGATTTATGTTCCCCAATTTAAGCTCACAAAAAGAGGTGTTCTTTCCAGGGATGGGAAACTTGAATTTTATGTTTCTTCTCCAAACGACGATTTAATAAAAAGTCTCGTTGAGGGCCATCTTGAGAATTCAGAAGTTAATTTTAAAGGCGATAAACTTCTGGTGGAACAGATTGAGCTATTAAAACAGCCACTATTCAAAGAAAATATGAAAATGAAAACCATGTCACCAGTTATGGCCCGGATAAAGCGAGAAGTTGATGGGAAATTAAAGATATGGGATTTGGGGCCAGGGGATGAGCGGTTTTATGAGAGTGTCCAGAAAAATTTGATAAATAAGTATGTTAAGTTTTATGGTGATTTTGATGGTGATAGATGGGTGAAGATAAGGCCGGATATGGAATCTGCTAAAAGGCGCAGGATTGATATTAAAGGGAATTATCACAGAGGTTTTATGATGAATTTTGAGATTGAGGCAGATCAGAGGCTGGTGGAGTTTGCATATGATTGTGGTTTGGGGGAGAAGAATAGTATGGGTTTTGGGATGGTGATGGCTTTATGA